The following nucleotide sequence is from Nitratidesulfovibrio termitidis HI1.
ACAGCGGGAAGGCGGACGTAGCGGAAACACGGAGCTGGCGCGGCTACCCGCCGCGCCGGTATCGCCTGCGTGGTCCGTAAGCGATTGCTGCACGAACGGCCACGGGAAGCATCACGGGACCGGAAGGAACCAAGGGGACGGCGAAAGGTTCATGCAGCGCATCGGCATACTCGGCGGCAGTTTCAACCCGGTGCATGCGGGGCATCTGCGTCTGGCCATCGAAGTGGCCGAGGCGCTGCGGCCCGAGCGCATCGACCTTGTCCCGTGCGCAGTGCCCCCCCACAAGGAAGCCCACGACCTGCTTCCCTTCGGCCTGCGCCTGTCCCTGCTGCACGCCGCCGTGCGGCCCTTTGCCGCCCTGTCCGTGAACGCGCTGGAAGGCGGGCGCAGCGGCCCCTCGTACACCTGGGATACCCTGCACGCCTACCGCGCCGCCGAACCGGACGCCACGCCGTTCTTCATCCTGGGCGGCGAGGACTTCGAAATGCTGCCCCACTGGCGCCGGGGGGTGGAATTGCCGCGCATCGCCGACTTCGTGGTGGTGCCCCGCGCGGGCAGCGGTCCGGAAGCCTTCCGCGCTGCCCTGGCCGCCCACTGGCCGGATGCCGTTCCGCTGCCGCCCTGCCCTCCGGATCCGGCACGTCCGGAGCACCTGGCGCATCCGGCGCACCTGACACATCCGGCACACGTGGCGCATCCGGCCCCTCTGCCCCTGCAGGACACGCCGGGCATGGAACGCCACCTGCTGCCCGGCGGACCCTACGGAGATACTACCCTCACCTTCCTGCCCCTGCCCCGGCTGGACATCAGCGCATCCCTGCTGCGCGACAAATGGCTGCGCGGCGCGGACATCCGCCTGCTGGTTCCCGACGACGTGGACACCCTGCTGCGCGCCCACGTTGACGAGGTGCGCCGATGCTGGGCGCACGCCGCCCCGGATACCCTTGCCACGCCCGCGCCGCACGGCTCCGGATCGCACGGTTCCGGCTCCCACTGTTCCGACAAGGACACCCCATGCGAATGACCGCCCCCAAGGCCGTGCGCGACAACATCGCGCGGTCCCGCGCCTACCTGGCGCGCGGCTACCTGACGCGCGCCCTGGAGGCCATGGAAAAGGCCTTGCACGCGTACGAAGGCACCCTGCTCATCGGGCAGGCGCGCTTTGAAACGGAAGTGCACATCCATGAATTCGTCAACGATCTCAACAGAAATCACGTCATCCACAAGTTTTTCGAAAAGCGCAAGGTGCTTTCCGGCCCGTATGTGGCCTACGCGCCCGGCGACGAACTGCCCCTGGCCGAGCGCCTGGAATCCATCCGGCACGCCATGCTGGAGGATGAACGCGCCCGCGCCGCCGAGCAGGCTCAGAAAATACTGATGCGCAAGATGGAACTGACCGGCAATGGTCAGGCCCGACTGGACTCGGGCGACCTGCCGCGCGGGCGGGCCCTGTTGCGCCGGGTGGCCGACGAATGGGGGCACGAGCCGGGGGTGCTCAGCGATATCGGACAGCGATTCCTGCGGGCCCGGCTGTTCTACGAAGCGGCGGAACTGTTCGAAACGGCGCTGGAACGCTTTGCCGGCGAGGCGCAGGCGTACTCCGGCGCGGTGGCCGCGTATCTGGAATTGCGCGAATACCCCAAGGCGGAAATCGTGTATCTGCGCGCGTTGCGCCAGTTCGGCTCGCACCCGCGCACCATGCTGAACCTGGCCAAACTGTACATGGAGTGGCGCAAGCGCGACAAGGCCTACGAATACGCCAACCGCGCGTGGCAGGCCGATCCTTCGCTGACCGAAGCGCGGGAACTGCTGTCCCGCCTTTCGCGCTGACCGAAACGCGTCCTTTCCCGGTTCTCCCCCCTGTCGCGCCGATGAAAAAAGGCGGGCGGCGCAGCACGCCATCCCGCCAACTCTCCATCCGCTACATGCCGCAGACGTCCGGCCACTCCAGCCCGCCGCCTGCTCCTTCACGAACGCCGCTGCCGGACCCGGCACCAACCGAATCCGATATCAAAGGGCCTTCGATCAGCGGTGCTTCGCTTCCTTGCCCCCCGCAGCCATGGCGTCCCCCGCCACCTGCCGCACCGCCGCAAACACCGCCTCGGGCGTAATGCCCGTCATGCAGCGCCCGGAATGGGCACAGCGCCTGCTGCCATGCAGCGAACAGGGGCGGCAGGCATCGCCGGTTTCCAATACCACGTCGCTCGGGCCTTGCGGGTAGAAGCCCCATTCGCGGGTGGTGGGGCCGAACAGCGCCACCACCGGGGTGCCCACCCCGGCGGCCAGATGCATGGGCCCGGAATCGCCTGTCACCAGCACATCGGCGGCAGCCAGCAGCGCGCAGGTTTCGCGCAGGTCCGTGCGGTCGGTAAAGTCCGCCGCCAGCCCGCCTGCACGCCGGGTCTGCTCGGCAAGACCGGACATGGGGCCGGATATGGGGCCCGATATGAGGCCGGACGCGCCCTGTCCACCGGACCGACCAACAACAAACCACCCATACCCGGCGGCGGAAAGTCGTCCGGCCAGTTCCCGCCAGGCTTCGGGCAACCAGGCCTTGTCCGGGTGCGTGGAATAGGGATGCAGGGCCACCAGCGGACGGGCCGGGGCGGAGGCTTCGCCCAATGCGCCATCCGGCGCACCCGCGTGCATTCCGCCCGCCTCCCCGCCGGGGGCCAGTCCCGCCTCGCGCAGCAGGGTCAGCCCGCGGCCGCGCTCCGCGTCGTCCAGCAAAATGCGGGGCAACAGGTCGGCGCGGGGCGGCGGCGCGTCCTCCACGGCCAGGGCATAGCGCTGCGTCACGTTGCAGGCGCGCAACCGCTCGCGGAACACCCGCCCGCCGGAGCGCAAAAACACACGCCGTTCCAGCGAAAACTTGGGGTAACGGCGCACCGGGCCGGGCCACAGCAGGCCCAGCAGCCGTGAACGCAGGGTGCCATGCAGATCCAGCAGGCCTGCTCCGGGCAGTGATGCCGCCAGCCTGCGCACGAAACCGGGCAACGCGGCAGGACGCAGGTCGCGCGGGTCCACCGTGACCACCCGGTCCACGGCGGGGTGGTTGCGGAATACCGGAGCCCACTGCAGCCGTGTCAGCACCACGAAGCGCCAGCCACGGACACGGTGCAGCCACAGCAGCACGCCCGTGGTCAGCACCACGTCGCCCAGCGCGCTCAGGCGCACCACCAGCCATGTCTTGGGCAGGGCCATCCGTTCTCCGCCGTGTCTCGGCGTGGTTGCAGGTTTGCTGAATTGCGGATAGAGCGCTCACCGCAGGACACGGGAGTGTTGTCGCCGTTTCCTTCGTGCCGCATTTCAGGTAGGCATAAAGATTGTGTCACCCCTTTGGCAAAACCGGGGGGCGATGCGGCACAGCACTACCAGCAGCGGCACGGAAAGAAAAGCGCCGCGTTCCGACGCCTGCCGCACTCCGGGCACTCCTTGCGGCAGAAGCATGCCATGGCGCCTTTATCACGGCACACTGCATTGCGCGGTGCTAGATTGATGGCCCACGCCGCCACACGGCCAGACCCATCCCCCAGGCACTCCATGAACGCCATCCACCCCCACGCCCTTTCCTCGCTGCTGCGCAGCCCGGCCGCACGGCGCCTGTGGTTGCTGCTGATACTGGCGTGCGGGGTGTTCACCCTGTTCCTGCTGCACGCGGTGCACACCTTCTGGGAAACGGCGGAAACGTACCGCCGCAACCACCTGCGTGAAATGGTGCTGCTGGCCCGCAACCAGGTGCAACCGGTGCTGGACGAACTGGCCGCAGGCGCCTACGGCCGCGACCATGCCCTGGTGCTGGTGCGCGAGCGGGTGCGCACCATGATCTTCAACGATACCCGCGGCCCCAACTACATCTTCATGAGCGGCTACGACGGCACCGTGCTGGTCCAGCCCTACGAACGCCAGATGGAAGGCAGCAGCGGCCTTGGCCTGCGCGACGCAAACGGCGTGCCCATCATCGCCGAACTCATCAGGACCGCGCAGGCAAACCCCAACGGCGGGTATTTCTCGTACGACTACACGCCGCCCGGCGGCAGCGCGCCGGAAGAAAAACTGTCGTTCGTGCTGCCCATCCCGGAACTGGCCTGCTACATCGGCACCGGCTCGTACCTTGGCGACGTGCACGCGGGGGAACGTCGCTACATCCTGGCCACGGCGGCCCTGGCCGTGACCGTATTCGCGCTGCTGGGGCTTACCTTCGTCACCGCGCTGGGTGCCCTTGCCCGGCGTGGCGCGGAACTGGAACGCGAGGTGGAAGAACGCACGGCCACCGAACAGCGGCTGGCGGCGGCGGAACTGAAGTACCGGTCCATCTTCCACAACGCGCAGGAAGGCATCGCGGTCATCCAGGACGGGCTGCTGCACTTCGTCAACCCGCGCATCGGCGAAATACTGCGCCGCCCCACGCAGGAACTGGTGGGCACCCCGTTCGTCGACCACCTGCACCCCGCCGACCGTCCCGTGGCCACGGACAGGTACATGCGCCGCCTGAACGGCGAATCGCTGGGCACCTACCCGCCGGTGCGCATCTGCGTGCCCGATGGCGAACGCTGGGTGTTCGGCACCGGTGTGCTGCTGGAATGGGACGGCCGCCCGGCGGTGCTGGTGATGCTGACCGACATCACCGACCTGAAGGAGGCCGAACAGGCCCTGCACGCGCGCGAACAGCAGTTCCGCGCGGTGCTCACCCAGGCCCCCTTCGCCATGGCCCTGCTGCACCCGGACGGCACCCTGCGCGAAGCCAATGCCGAATGGCTGGCCCTGCACGGCCTTGCGGAGACCACGGGCAATCCCTCCGTGTACACCCTGGACCAGGACCGCTACGTGCTGCACGCCCGGCTGCACGGGCTGGCCAAGGCGGCCCTTGCGGGTGAACCCATCGTCACCGAGCCGCTGGAATTTTCGTCCGCCGTCACACCAGACGGCCAGACCCGCTGGATGGCCCTGCGCCTGTACCCCGTGGCTGGTGCTCCGGGCACGCCCGATGCCGTGGCCTTCATCCTGCACGACCTGACGGTGCTCATGGAGTCGGAACGCGAGCGCCAGGCGCTGCTGGCCGACCTTTCGCGCGCCAACCGTGCCCTGTCCCGCGCCCAGCGCCATCTGAAGGGAGTGCTGGACGCCATGCCCTCGGCCATCGTGGTGGCCGACGCCGCCGACCGGGTGGTGCTGTGGAATCCGGCGGCGGAACGGCGCTTCGGCGTTGCGGCCCCGTCCGCCCATGGTCGCCCGCTGACGGAAATCGCCCCGGAGCTGGCCCGCCATCTGCCCCGGCTGCACGCCGCGCGGCGTAGCGGCATGGCCACGCCGCCGGAACGGGTGGTCACCCCCATGGAGCTTCCGGCGGGCGCCCTGCCCGGCACCCCGCCCGCAGAATCCCGCCGGGTGGAGGACGTCACCGCCATTCCGTTGGAAACCGGCGAGGAAATGTGGGGCATCCTGCGCCTGGACGACGTGAGCGAGCGCGCCGCCATGGAAGACCTGATGGTGCAGGCCGAAAAGATGGCCTCCGTGGGCGGCCTTGCCGCGGGCATGGCCCACGAGATCAACAACCCCCTGGGGGGCATCCTGCAGGGGGTGCAGAACCTGCGCCGCCGTCTGCTGGACGATCTGCCCGCCAACCGAGCCGCGGCTGAGCGACAGGGCGTGGACTTCAGCCGCATCGCCGACTACGTCGAAGCCCGCCGCATCGGCGGGCTGCTGGACGGCATCCGCGAATCGGGCGAGCGTGCGGCGCGCATCGTGGCCAACATGCTCACCTTCAGCCGCCGCAGCGATCCTTCGCGGGTGCCGGTACAGATCAACGACCTGCTGGAACGCACCCTTGAGCTGGCCGTCACCGATTACAGCCTGGCCCGCAACTACGATTTCAAGCGCATTGCCGTGGTGCGCCGCTACGACCCGCAACTGCCGCGGGTGCGCTGTTCCGCCAGCGAGATGGAGCAGGTGTTCCTGAACCTGTTCAAGAACGCGGCCCAGGCCCTTTCGCTGCGCGACGACGGGCCGCCGCCGGTGCTGACGGTGACCACGGCGGTGGAGGCGGCGCACCTGCGCATCGAGGTGGCCGACAACGGCCCCGGCATGTCTCCAGAGTTGCGCCGCCGGGCCTTCGAGCCGTTCTTCACCACGCGCGAGGCAGGCGCGGGCACGGGACTGGGCCTGTCCGTGGCCTACTTCATCGTGGTCACCAACCACAAGGGCACCATCACCATCGAAGAAGCGCCCGAAGGTGGCGCCGTGTTCGTGGTGCGCCTGCCCCTGGCCTGATGCCACCCCGATGCGAGCATGACGCGGGCATGATGCGGGCATGATGCGGGCATGATGCGGGCATGACGCGGGCATGATGCCGCAGTGATG
It contains:
- a CDS encoding PAS domain S-box protein — encoded protein: MNAIHPHALSSLLRSPAARRLWLLLILACGVFTLFLLHAVHTFWETAETYRRNHLREMVLLARNQVQPVLDELAAGAYGRDHALVLVRERVRTMIFNDTRGPNYIFMSGYDGTVLVQPYERQMEGSSGLGLRDANGVPIIAELIRTAQANPNGGYFSYDYTPPGGSAPEEKLSFVLPIPELACYIGTGSYLGDVHAGERRYILATAALAVTVFALLGLTFVTALGALARRGAELEREVEERTATEQRLAAAELKYRSIFHNAQEGIAVIQDGLLHFVNPRIGEILRRPTQELVGTPFVDHLHPADRPVATDRYMRRLNGESLGTYPPVRICVPDGERWVFGTGVLLEWDGRPAVLVMLTDITDLKEAEQALHAREQQFRAVLTQAPFAMALLHPDGTLREANAEWLALHGLAETTGNPSVYTLDQDRYVLHARLHGLAKAALAGEPIVTEPLEFSSAVTPDGQTRWMALRLYPVAGAPGTPDAVAFILHDLTVLMESERERQALLADLSRANRALSRAQRHLKGVLDAMPSAIVVADAADRVVLWNPAAERRFGVAAPSAHGRPLTEIAPELARHLPRLHAARRSGMATPPERVVTPMELPAGALPGTPPAESRRVEDVTAIPLETGEEMWGILRLDDVSERAAMEDLMVQAEKMASVGGLAAGMAHEINNPLGGILQGVQNLRRRLLDDLPANRAAAERQGVDFSRIADYVEARRIGGLLDGIRESGERAARIVANMLTFSRRSDPSRVPVQINDLLERTLELAVTDYSLARNYDFKRIAVVRRYDPQLPRVRCSASEMEQVFLNLFKNAAQALSLRDDGPPPVLTVTTAVEAAHLRIEVADNGPGMSPELRRRAFEPFFTTREAGAGTGLGLSVAYFIVVTNHKGTITIEEAPEGGAVFVVRLPLA
- a CDS encoding glycosyltransferase family 9 protein; the encoded protein is MALPKTWLVVRLSALGDVVLTTGVLLWLHRVRGWRFVVLTRLQWAPVFRNHPAVDRVVTVDPRDLRPAALPGFVRRLAASLPGAGLLDLHGTLRSRLLGLLWPGPVRRYPKFSLERRVFLRSGGRVFRERLRACNVTQRYALAVEDAPPPRADLLPRILLDDAERGRGLTLLREAGLAPGGEAGGMHAGAPDGALGEASAPARPLVALHPYSTHPDKAWLPEAWRELAGRLSAAGYGWFVVGRSGGQGASGLISGPISGPMSGLAEQTRRAGGLAADFTDRTDLRETCALLAAADVLVTGDSGPMHLAAGVGTPVVALFGPTTREWGFYPQGPSDVVLETGDACRPCSLHGSRRCAHSGRCMTGITPEAVFAAVRQVAGDAMAAGGKEAKHR
- a CDS encoding nicotinate-nicotinamide nucleotide adenylyltransferase, with product MQRIGILGGSFNPVHAGHLRLAIEVAEALRPERIDLVPCAVPPHKEAHDLLPFGLRLSLLHAAVRPFAALSVNALEGGRSGPSYTWDTLHAYRAAEPDATPFFILGGEDFEMLPHWRRGVELPRIADFVVVPRAGSGPEAFRAALAAHWPDAVPLPPCPPDPARPEHLAHPAHLTHPAHVAHPAPLPLQDTPGMERHLLPGGPYGDTTLTFLPLPRLDISASLLRDKWLRGADIRLLVPDDVDTLLRAHVDEVRRCWAHAAPDTLATPAPHGSGSHGSGSHCSDKDTPCE